A segment of the Lolium perenne isolate Kyuss_39 chromosome 3, Kyuss_2.0, whole genome shotgun sequence genome:
AATTTACATGTATCTACACTGATGAAGTACAATTTTGTTCGAATAAAAGATGTAACAAATAGTGGAGTATTTTGTTTCTCGCAGTTACCATAACAGAACCATGAAACTTTCACAGAAGAAGGAGAGTTATGATTGGCAAATTACTACTGAAGCTTGCTACCCTTGCACATTTGAAAATTAGGGCTAAGACACTAGCGCTCAAGATTGCTGCACCGTGCACCTTTAAAAATCAGAATTACACGCCATTGAAAAATATTGTTAAATTGTTACCATATGAAAGTTACTATTGAGACTGATGATTTGCATCAACTAATTGCCCGGTGTGTTAATGAAGGATTAATATCGAATAATTACTGTTGAGGTTGAAGATCTGTGTCGAGAAGTAATCTTCAAAGAGGTCGAATCACCTTCAAAGTGATGATGGCAAAATTACAATCGGAAAATGTGTAAACAAATATTTTTTATAAAAGGACAAAATAAATACTTCCTCTGATCCATATTAATTGTCGTTAAAATGGATGCATCTATACAGATTTCATCTCTAGATACATTTTTTATACATATTAGGGACAAGTAATATGAACTAGACGGAATAGTAAATTACCCCTCAAGAATTATGCGCCGTTCAAAACGTACTACTACATAATTACCGTAGAGAAATTACTATTGAGGTTGATAATTTATGTTGAAGAACTACCAGCATGCCGATGTAGGATTAATTTTGAATAATCACTGGTGGGGTCGAAGACCCGTGTCGAGAAATACCTATTAAAGAAATCGACAAATCACCTTCCTCGAAGAATTACTCACCGTCGTGGAGGTACCATGGGGCAACTATCGGTAAAAAATTATGACCAATAAGTTATCTTGAAAAGTTACAATTGAAGAATAGAAGGAGAGAAACGTAAAaaattatgtaattttttttgtagtggtagtggtggcggcggtggtaatGGCGTAGCTATGTAATTAAACTTACCTAGTATCTTATTTTCATCTTCCATGGGGATTTATGGCGGCAGATCGCTTGGCTTGTGGGGTGCGGCGATCCACGGTACGAAGGAGACTGCGGTCCAACTTGTGGTAGTTAAGGATGCCACCATCAATGGCAGCATCCGTGGGGTTCGTATTCCTCGTTGGAAACGATGGTGGAGGCATCTCTCGCTTCATAGTTTTCGAGGTAAATCTCCAGCCTGGGGGAGGACACCATTGATGGTGGCGCCCATGGACGTCGTAGCCCTCACTAGAGGCGTTATGGGGGTCTCCTAGATCAGATGATGACACTATATGAGTCATCAGCCCCCGTGAGGACATCATCTTTAGATACATTCATCGGCTGGAGTGACTAGGGTCTATGTGTTTCTCATGTGGAGATCGAGGTGGAGCAACGTGTCATCTACCATCTACAGCGATGAGTCTCGATGGCATGATGCAACGGTGTCTCGGCGGCCAACGTTTGATGATGGATGCGCGCAGGGAGAAGGTGCTATCTAGCGTTGTGGTGGTGTACTGGCGCCGACTGCAGGAATGGTAAAGTTTATGCGGACATTTCATGAAGATTGCGCATTGGTTTGATGGGGGTGATTTGTAGTGTGTGCTTGAGGTACTCGCTAAAAATCTACTAGACCGGATGAGCGTTGTCGTTTCATTTATAGGGTGTCTTAGGGTATATGCGATGTTCCCTGTTTCTAGTTGATGAGGGATTTTCTCGTTTTCGGGGCACATGGGCCTATTGGTATGATTTTCACTCGTTGTCAAGTGTCTAGGTGTttcatggtggcttcaaagtttttAATGTATGCTCTTTGTTAAATCTTTGTTGAATAAAATTATAAAGAAGGTCGTGAGTCATAGCATCTCTTTCGAAAAAAACACAGGGATTTCTGCAAGTTAGCCGCATGTTTAGTCCACAGATATTGTTGTCTGAACTTTGAAGGAGCCCGTAGATACTGGTGCGGTGGTGCCGTGTGTGCACGCAGGTCGCAATTAGTGAATCAGCAGTGAGTCAGCGACGTGTGAGCCGAAGGACGGGGTGCATCAGGATTGAGAGACGACAATCGCATTTGCACTTGCATCTTGACCATCCATGCACATCACTGACACGAAGAATCAGACATAGAGCAAGTTTACACCAACGAATTAATTTCACATTTTCAGCTCGCTCGATCTTCCAATCAATTCACGAAGAATCAGACATAGAGCAAATTTACACCAATCACACGCTAGCGGAGATTAGTTGCACCTCTCGCTGCTTACAACAACTCACAAACGATCGAGACCGATCGATCGAAGAAAATTCATCGACATAAATTTCTAGGTTCGTAGCTAGCTATCTAACTCCACAAACGAACTGAATGAACCGACGTGCAGGCCGTGGCAGCGGCAGTGCAGCCCGGCGCGCGCGTCCGCCATGCATTAGCCCTCGATGAATCCGGTCATGCGGAGGACGGAGTCGCGCATCCGCGTGAGGTCCCGGCCCTTGAGCGTCCGCCCCTGCCCGGAGCACACCGAGAAGGCCTCCCTGCGCCGCGCCATCAGCACGTGCGGCGGCGAGCGCTCgccgtcctcctcctcgccggcgcccCCTCGCCGCTCGTCCGGCGCGCCCGAGACCGACGGGATGTCGATCGGGCGCGTGAACGGGCGCCTCTCCTGCGCCCACGCCGCGCATTTCGCCGACGACGCCAGGTTCTGGGTCGACATGGCCGGCCGATCGACCGATGGACCAAGTAGCTGTGCGCGCGAACTAGGAGTCTAGGAGCTGTGAACGAAATGACCAACGAGAGCTTATGATTTGTGAATGCGACAAGCTGCTTGTCCAAAACCTTTCTCTCCGGAGATCGGCGTGGCGCGAGAGATTTATAGGGAGTGGCCGCGATGGCCCGGCGGCTACGTAGCAACCTAGCTAAGCT
Coding sequences within it:
- the LOC127343668 gene encoding protein S40-1-like — translated: MSTQNLASSAKCAAWAQERRPFTRPIDIPSVSGAPDERRGGAGEEEDGERSPPHVLMARRREAFSVCSGQGRTLKGRDLTRMRDSVLRMTGFIEG